A window from Lepus europaeus isolate LE1 chromosome 20, mLepTim1.pri, whole genome shotgun sequence encodes these proteins:
- the PPAN gene encoding suppressor of SWI4 1 homolog isoform X2 has translation MGQSGRSRHQKRARAQAQLRNLEAYAAQPHSFVFARGRAGRSVRQLSLDVRRVMEPLTASRLQVRKKNSLKDCVAVAGPLGVTHFLVLSKTDSAVYLKLMRLPGGPTLTFQYALVRDVVSSLRRHRMHEQQFSHPPLLVLSGFGPQGMHVKLTATMFQNLLPSLNVHKVNLNTIKRCLLISYNADSQELDFRHYSIKVVPVGASRGMKKLLQEKFPNMSRLQDISELLATGAGLSESEAEPDGEHNITELPQAVAGRGNMRAQQSAVRLTEIGPRMTLRLIKIQEGVGEGNVLFHSFVHKSEEELQAILAAKEERLRLKAQRQARQAQDVQRKREQREAHRKKSLKGMKRTRAAAEGDSDAEDPGAPPEAAQGAGRRQEEEEEDDAEYFRQAVGEEPDADLFPRAAPRSRPPGPPGKKRRRTEKPARSRRPDGDRRPPKHQGGPRGAQAKLGPRGRSRVRPPKKGA, from the exons ATGGGGCAGTCCGGGAGG TCCCGGCACCAGAAGCGCGCGCGCGCCCAGGCGCAGCTCCGCAACCTCGAGGCCTACGCCGCGCAGCCGCACTCGTTCGTGTTCGCGCGAGGCCGCGCGGGCCGCAGCGTCCGGCAGCTGAGCCTGGACGTGCGGCGGGTCATGGAGCCGCTCACCGCCAGCCGCCTGCAG GTTCGGAAGAAGAACTCGCTGAAGGACTGCGTGGCCGTGGCCGGGCCCCTGGGGGTCACCCACTTCCTGGTCCTGAGCAAGACGGACAGCGCCGTCTACTTG AAGCTGATGCGCCTGCCGGGGGGGCCCACCTTGACCTTCCAG TACGCGCTGGTGCGGGACGTGGTCTCCTCGCTGCGCCGGCACCGCATGCACGAGCAGCAGTTCAGCCACCCGCCGCTCCTGGTGCTCAGCGGCTTCGGCCCCCAGGGCATGCACGTGAAGCTCACGGCCACCATGTTCCAGAACCTCCTCCCCTCGCTCAACGTGCACAAG GTGAACCTGAACACCATCAAGCGCTGCCTGCTCATCAGCTACAACGCCGACTCGCAGGAGCTGGACTTCCGGCACTA CAGCATCAAGGTGGTGCCCGTGGGCGCCAGCCGGGGGATGAAGAAGCTGTTGCAGGAGAAGTTCCCCAACATGAGCCGCCTGCAGGACATCAGTGAGCTGCTGGCCAC GGGCGCAGGGCTGTCGGAGAGCGAGGCCGAGCCCGACGGCGAGCACAACATCACCGAGCTGCCCCAGGCTGTGGCCGGGCGCGGCAACATGCGGGCCCAGCAGAGCGCCGTGCGGCTCACGGAG ATCGGCCCTCGGATGACGCTGCGGCTCATCAAGATCCAGGAGGGCGTGGGCGAGGGCAACGTGCTGTTCCACAGCTTCG TGCACAAGTCCGAGGAGGAGCTGCAGGCCATCCTGGCGGCCAAGGAGGAGAGGCTGCGGCTCAAGGCGCAGAGGCAGGCCCGGCAGGCCCAGGACGTCCAGCGCAAGCGCGAGCAGCGGGAGGCCCACAG GAAGAAGAGCCTGAAGGGCATGAAGAGGACCCGGGCCGCGGCCGAGGGGGACAGTGACGCTGAGGACCCCGGCGCGCCCCCCGAGGCTGCGCAGGGCGCCGGCcgcaggcaggaggaggaggaggaggacgatgCCGAGTACTTCCGCCAGGCCGTGGGCGAGGAACCTGACGCAG ACCTGTTCCCCAGAGCCGCCCCACGGAGCCGGCCCCCGGGGCCCCCAGGCAAGAAGCGGCGGCGGACGGAGAAGCCAGCCCGGAGCCGGCGGCCGGACGGGGACCGGAGGCCTCCGAAGCACCAGGGCGGGCCACGGGGAGCCCAGGCCAAGCTGGGGCCCCGAGGGCGCAGCCGGGTGCGGCCGCCAAAGAAGGGGGCCTGA
- the PPAN gene encoding suppressor of SWI4 1 homolog isoform X1, with amino-acid sequence MGQSGRSRHQKRARAQAQLRNLEAYAAQPHSFVFARGRAGRSVRQLSLDVRRVMEPLTASRLQVRKKNSLKDCVAVAGPLGVTHFLVLSKTDSAVYLKLMRLPGGPTLTFQVSKYALVRDVVSSLRRHRMHEQQFSHPPLLVLSGFGPQGMHVKLTATMFQNLLPSLNVHKVNLNTIKRCLLISYNADSQELDFRHYSIKVVPVGASRGMKKLLQEKFPNMSRLQDISELLATGAGLSESEAEPDGEHNITELPQAVAGRGNMRAQQSAVRLTEIGPRMTLRLIKIQEGVGEGNVLFHSFVHKSEEELQAILAAKEERLRLKAQRQARQAQDVQRKREQREAHRKKSLKGMKRTRAAAEGDSDAEDPGAPPEAAQGAGRRQEEEEEDDAEYFRQAVGEEPDADLFPRAAPRSRPPGPPGKKRRRTEKPARSRRPDGDRRPPKHQGGPRGAQAKLGPRGRSRVRPPKKGA; translated from the exons ATGGGGCAGTCCGGGAGG TCCCGGCACCAGAAGCGCGCGCGCGCCCAGGCGCAGCTCCGCAACCTCGAGGCCTACGCCGCGCAGCCGCACTCGTTCGTGTTCGCGCGAGGCCGCGCGGGCCGCAGCGTCCGGCAGCTGAGCCTGGACGTGCGGCGGGTCATGGAGCCGCTCACCGCCAGCCGCCTGCAG GTTCGGAAGAAGAACTCGCTGAAGGACTGCGTGGCCGTGGCCGGGCCCCTGGGGGTCACCCACTTCCTGGTCCTGAGCAAGACGGACAGCGCCGTCTACTTG AAGCTGATGCGCCTGCCGGGGGGGCCCACCTTGACCTTCCAGGTCAGCAAG TACGCGCTGGTGCGGGACGTGGTCTCCTCGCTGCGCCGGCACCGCATGCACGAGCAGCAGTTCAGCCACCCGCCGCTCCTGGTGCTCAGCGGCTTCGGCCCCCAGGGCATGCACGTGAAGCTCACGGCCACCATGTTCCAGAACCTCCTCCCCTCGCTCAACGTGCACAAG GTGAACCTGAACACCATCAAGCGCTGCCTGCTCATCAGCTACAACGCCGACTCGCAGGAGCTGGACTTCCGGCACTA CAGCATCAAGGTGGTGCCCGTGGGCGCCAGCCGGGGGATGAAGAAGCTGTTGCAGGAGAAGTTCCCCAACATGAGCCGCCTGCAGGACATCAGTGAGCTGCTGGCCAC GGGCGCAGGGCTGTCGGAGAGCGAGGCCGAGCCCGACGGCGAGCACAACATCACCGAGCTGCCCCAGGCTGTGGCCGGGCGCGGCAACATGCGGGCCCAGCAGAGCGCCGTGCGGCTCACGGAG ATCGGCCCTCGGATGACGCTGCGGCTCATCAAGATCCAGGAGGGCGTGGGCGAGGGCAACGTGCTGTTCCACAGCTTCG TGCACAAGTCCGAGGAGGAGCTGCAGGCCATCCTGGCGGCCAAGGAGGAGAGGCTGCGGCTCAAGGCGCAGAGGCAGGCCCGGCAGGCCCAGGACGTCCAGCGCAAGCGCGAGCAGCGGGAGGCCCACAG GAAGAAGAGCCTGAAGGGCATGAAGAGGACCCGGGCCGCGGCCGAGGGGGACAGTGACGCTGAGGACCCCGGCGCGCCCCCCGAGGCTGCGCAGGGCGCCGGCcgcaggcaggaggaggaggaggaggacgatgCCGAGTACTTCCGCCAGGCCGTGGGCGAGGAACCTGACGCAG ACCTGTTCCCCAGAGCCGCCCCACGGAGCCGGCCCCCGGGGCCCCCAGGCAAGAAGCGGCGGCGGACGGAGAAGCCAGCCCGGAGCCGGCGGCCGGACGGGGACCGGAGGCCTCCGAAGCACCAGGGCGGGCCACGGGGAGCCCAGGCCAAGCTGGGGCCCCGAGGGCGCAGCCGGGTGCGGCCGCCAAAGAAGGGGGCCTGA